A single Antechinus flavipes isolate AdamAnt ecotype Samford, QLD, Australia chromosome 5, AdamAnt_v2, whole genome shotgun sequence DNA region contains:
- the NACA gene encoding nascent polypeptide-associated complex subunit alpha isoform X5, translating to MPGEATETVPATEQELPQPQAETAMPPVSFSTATAQPGPVPPLPSPSLSSFSPIPQPLCPLTTPDQPSSFSLPSAPGLTTGTSWPPVAPFSQTSPLATLPLGIGSPQASATYSLPPSSPIVTPAFLPDLIGPPISPAALALASPMISPALKGAPSSAPLSLVALAPSSPQKNLDASPSPVSPTTPASLLTPTNPRINPIPKVTSSSVTVTSRESTEPKGTYTPSDIGISLPPHLGTPLHSESNTVLQTAPTLPISDQASPMTAPSPTTKTPKAPSTTFTPFVGPPLSHAEQIVSLGCGASDQIDSDNFLKPKSPAPITIPLGTSSQGLSNSSKTLGSPVTLFPKDPLVSPAVASSPIGSPFSLLMPPVQKDPSSISIAPNLSSGPTFGAISPVVPSAYPLSPPVLSLGPKASPLESPALKGTAPVLTTTQVAMPSPPTITATIPISLEGGKYPLSSSFIPSDSADPKAKRDHAALPTALPLSPIVPKDPSVVQIAAPSLKTLKNFKDSQIVPMSPLEVSTPVQIDSLAKKVPVTLPLTHVAPKSPSTYSLKSSPDSPSQETTLAKKDLMGSPFPAAVPSLTVLSAPTSSADSSTLKVSSTPKVSLAKVDLSVPSPLASPLQVSDGPPGSFNLLLKGSSTIPTVPSPQGLLSSSAQMDSPTKKNPATPFTLSSAASKGPTSPECSHIPSAVAVSPLGASVTPQTPELLPDKSSAAVPSSLTLVSVIPQSAPVPSVLPATTISVSPGVATSPLVATATPNRSPTKKDSISPLASDLTSAVPSLKGSPISSPVTSPHKGGPMPSTNQFPTTPPTTKSLSSQTTPIVPPPTPEGAPIIPLAIMPSSPKKAPATSPPMLPATALPTSAPSCPKATTITPTISLASEGTPLLYPTALPSKEAPVPLSLPSEASKENPTAPLVIPFPSSKEITTPLVNTCPLEVTVSPQAPKESPAKKGSATSSVPPEDASTPQDASPSPKVTSDSSPVATSPLEATVPPQAPKESPTKKGSAPSPAAAKGAPTPQVPSPSSKVTFDSSSGATSPLETTVSPQAPKGSPTKKGSAPPAAGKGAPTPQAASPSPKITSDSSPVATSPLEATVSPQTPKGSPAKKGSATSPVLPKGAPTPQAASPSPKVTSDSSPVATSPLEATVSPQTPKGSPAKKGSATSPVLPKGAPTPQAASPSPKVTSDSSPVATSPLEATVSPQTPKGSPAKKGSAPSPAAAKGAPTPQAASPSPKVTSDSSSGATSPLEATVSPQTPKGSPAKKDSTTSPVPPKGAPTPQAASPSPKVISDSSPVATSPLEATVSPQTPKGSPAKKGSTTSSVPPEDASTPQAASPSPKVTSDSSPVATSPLEATLSPQTPKGSPAKKGSAPSPAAAKGTPTPQAASPSPKVTSDSSSGATSPLEATVSPQAPKGSPAKKGSAPSPAAAKGAPTPQAASPSPKVTSDSSSGATSPLEATVSPQAPKGSPAKKGSATSPVPPKGAPIPQAAPPSPKVSSDSSSVATSPLEATVSPQAPKGSAKKGSATSPAAAKGAPTPQAASPSPKVISDSSSGATSPLEATVSPQAPKGSPAKKGSATSPAAAKGAPTSQVSTSLSPKGATLSPQASKKSLPKKNSAALPDLAHKGASTLSDRIPLPKDGLVAPSPKSTSSIVTPKETTNHTSEMVSSLEASVSPQASKGSPIKKGSAAPTAPKSTPKVPLAKKGDATSPLRTPISPEASPASSTKVGIAGAPLGPKDVSPQASKGLSVAEKREGPAPSSKDLIAPIPAQSSPLVAAASESNLKAQSASLSPAPIPPVSLLLVPSPAPPPLLPKQQPLLPSSPGLVPEAPCKPQAPADEDELPPLIPPESPSGGLPFQPVLVDMPTPKPTGVPAPIPPVKQPVLKNNKGSGTESDSDESVPELEEQDSTQATTQQAQLAAAAEIDEEPVSKAKQSRSEKKARKAMSKLGLRQVTGVTRVTIRKSKNILFVITKPDVYKSPASDTYIVFGEAKIEDLSQQAQLAAAEKFKVQGEAVSNIQENTQTPTVQEESEEEEVDETGVEVKDIELVMSQANVSRAKAVRALKNNSNDIVNAIMELTM from the exons cTATGCCCCCTGTGTCTTTTAGCACTGCTACGGCACAGCCTGGACctgttcctccccttccctctccttccctctcttctttctctcccattcCCCAGCCTCTTTGTCCTTTGACCACACCTGACCAaccttcctcattctctcttccctcaGCTCCTGGTTTAACCACAGGAACCTCTTGGCCTCCTGTAGCACCCTTTTCCCAGACATCCCCTTTGGCTACCCTGCCTTTAGGCATTGGTTCTCCTCAAGCTTCAGCCACTTATTCCTTGCCACCATCTTCTCCCATTGTCACACCAGCCTTTCTCCCAGATCTAATAGGACCTCCCATCTCCCCAGCTGCCCTGGCTCTGGCTTCCCCTATGATTTCTCCAGCTCTGAAAGGTGCCCCTTCTTCAGCTCCTTTGTCTCTAGTGGCCCTTGCCCCTTCTTCTCCTCAAAAGAATCTGGATGCTTCACCCAGTCCAGTGAGCCCAACTACACCTGCTTCTCTGCTTACTCCTACTAATCCCAGAATTAATCCAATCCCAAAAGTGACTTCCAGCTCTGTCACAGTTACCTCTCGGGAATCCACTGAACCAAAAGGCACTTACACCCCTTCAGATATAggcatttctttgccaccacatcTTGGAACTCCTCTACACTCTGAGTCAAACACTGTTCTCCAAACAGCCCCTACTTTACCCATTTCAGACCAGGCCTCTCCCATGACTGCCCCTTCTCCAACAACTAAGACTCCAAAAGCTCCCTCTACTACTTTCACTCCATTTGTGGGCCCTCCTCTTTCACATGCAGAGCAGATTGTTTCTCTCGGCTGTGGAGCTTCAGATCAAATAGACTCTGACAATTTCTTAAAACCTAAAAGCCCTGCCCCAATCACCATTCCTCTAGGCACCTCTTCCCAGGGACTGTCAAACTCCTCTAAAACTCTAGGATCTCCTGTCACTCTGTTTCCAAAAGATCCTCTAGTTTCTCCTGCTGTGGCCAGTTCACCTATAGGGAGCCCATTTTCCTTACTGATGCCACCTGTTCAGAAAGATCCCTCTTCCATAAGCATAGCCCCTAACCTGTCTTCTGGCCCAACATTTGGGGCCATTTCTCCAGTAGTTCCTTCTGCTTATCCCTTGTCTCCACCTGTTCTGTCTTTAGGACCCAAAGCTTCTCCCCTTGAGAGTCCAGCTCTAAAAGGAACTGCTCCAGTTTTAACAACCACACAAGTTGCTATGCCATCTCCCCCTACTATAACTGCTACTATACCCATTTCGTTGGAGGGAGGCAAATATCCATTAAGTAGCTCTTTTATTCCTTCAGATTCAGCTGATCCCAAGGCTAAGAGGGATCATGCTGCTCTCCCCACAGCCTTACCTCTGTCCCCTATAGTTCCCAAAGATCCTTCTGTTGTCCAGATTGCAGCCCCTTCTCTTAAGActctgaaaaattttaaagattccCAAATTGTCCCCATGTCTCCTCTTGAAGTCTCTACTCCAGTGCAGATAGATTCTCTAGCCAAGAAAGTACCTGTTACATTACCTTTGACCCATGTGGCTCCCAAAAGTCCCTCAACTTATTCTTTGAAATCCTCACCAGATTCTCCATCTCAGGAAACCACCCTAGCAAAAAAAGATCTCATGGGATCCCCTTTTCCTGCTGCAGTCCCCTCTCTGACAGTACTAAGTGCTCCAACTTCAAGCGCAGACAGTTCTACTCTAAAGGTCTCTAGCACTCCAAAAGTCTCTTTAGCCAAAGTTGATCTTTCTGTTCCCTCTCCTTTAGCATCTCCTCTTCAAGTCTCTGATGGTCCTCCCGGCTCTTTTAACCTACTTCTCAAAGGTTCTTCCACCATCCCAACTGTCCCTTCTCCTCAGGGGCTTCTTTCCTCTTCAGCTCAGATGGACTCTCCAACAAAGAAAAATCCTGCAACTCCATTCACTCTTTCTTCTGCAGCTTCAAAAGGTCCTACATCTCCTGAGTGTTCCCATATTCCCTCAGCTGTAGCTGTTTCTCCTTTGGGGGCCTCAGTTACTCCTCAGACTCCAGAGTTGCTCCCAGATAAGAGCTCTGCTGCAGTTCCTTCTTCCTTAACTCTAGTTTCTGTTATTCCCCAAAGTGCACCAGTTCCATCTGTTTTACCAGCTACTACAATTTCTGTTTCCCCGGGAGTAGCAACTTCTCCTTTAGTGGCCACTGCCACTCCTAATAGATCCCCAACTAAAAAAGACTCTATTTCCCCCCTTGCCTCTGACCTGACTTCAGCTGTTCCATCTCTAAAAGGGTCACCTATATCCTCACCTGTGACTTCACCCCACAAAGGGGGCCCTATGCCATCCACTAACCAGTTTCCCACTACCCCACCAACTACAAAGTCACTATCCTCCCAAACTACACCAATTGTGCCACCTCCAACTCCAGAAGGGGCTCCCATTATCCCATTAGCCATAATGCCATCATCCCCCAAAAAGGCTCCCGCTACTTCACCACCTATGCTTCCAGCCACTGCTCTACCCACTTCAGCTCCATCATGCCCCAAAGCAACCACTATTACACCAACTATATCTCTAGCCTCTGAAGGTACCCCCCTGCTCTATCCCACTGCTCTACCTTCTAAAGAGGCCCCAGTTCCACTATCTCTGCCTTCTGAGGCTTCCAAAGAGAACCCCACTGCTCCACTTGTTATTCCTTTTCCATCCTCCAAAGAAATTACTACCCCACTTGTAAATACCTGTCCATTGGAGGTTACTGTTTCTCCTCAGGCTCCTAAAGAGTCCCCAGCCAAGAAGGGTTCTGCTACTTCCTCTGTACCTCCTGAAGATGCTTCCACTCCCCAAGATGCTTCTCCATCTCCCAAAGTTACTTCTGATTCTTCACCTGTAGCCACCTCTCCATTGGAGGCCACTGTCCCTCCTCAGGCTCCTAAAGAGTCCCCAACCAAGAAGGGTTCTGCTCCTTCTCCTGCAGCAGCTAAAGGTGCCCCCACTCCCCAagttccttctccatcttccaAAGTTACTTTTGATTCCTCATCTGGAGCAACCTCTCCTTTGGAAACCACTGTCTCTCCCCAGGCTCCTAAAGGGTCCCCAACCAAGAAGGGTTCTGCTCCTCCTGCAGCAGGTAAAGGTGCCCCCACTCCCCAAGCTGCTTCTCCATCTCCCAAAATCACTTCTGATTCCTCTCCTGTAGCCACTTCTCCATTGGAGGCCACTGTTTCTCCTCAGACTCCTAAAGGGTCCCCAGCCAAGAAGGGTTCTGCTACTTCTCCTGTACTTCCTAAAGGTGCCCCCACTCCCCAAGCTGCTTCTCCATCTCCCAAAGTCACTTCTGATTCCTCTCCTGTAGCCACTTCTCCATTGGAGGCCACTGTTTCTCCTCAGACTCCTAAAGGGTCCCCAGCCAAGAAGGGTTCTGCTACTTCTCCTGTACTTCCTAAAGGTGCCCCCACTCCCCAAGCTGCTTCTCCATCTCCCAAAGTCACTTCTGATTCCTCTCCTGTAGCCACTTCTCCATTGGAGGCCACTGTCTCTCCTCAGACTCCTAAAGGGTCCCCAGCCAAGAAGGGTTCTGCTCCTTCTCCTGCAGCAGCTAAAGGTGCCCCCACTCCCCAAGCTGCTTCTCCATCTCCCAAAGTTACTTCTGATTCTTCATCTGGAGCAACTTCTCCATTGGAGGCCACTGTCTCTCCTCAGACTCCTAAAGGGTCCCCAGCCAAGAAGGATTCTACTACTTCTCCTGTACCTCCTAAAGGTGCCCCCACTCCCCAAGCTGCTTCTCCATCTCCCAAAGTTATTTCTGATTCCTCTCCTGTAGCCACTTCTCCTTTGGAGGCCACTGTCTCTCCTCAGACTCCTAAAGGGTCCCCAGCCAAGAAGGGTTCTACTACTTCCTCTGTACCTCCTGAAGATGCTTCCACTCCCCAAGCTGCTTCTCCATCTCCCAAAGTTACTTCTGATTCCTCTCCTGTAGCCACTTCTCCTTTGGAGGCCACTCTCTCTCCTCAGACTCCTAAAGGGTCCCCAGCCAAGAAGGGTTCTGCTCCTTCTCCTGCAGCAGCTAAAG GTACCCCCACTCCCCAAGCTGCTTCTCCATCTCCCAAAGTTACTTCTGATTCTTCATCTGGAGCAACCTCTCCATTGGAAGCCACTGTCTCTCCTCAGGCTCCTAAAGGGTCCCCAGCCAAGAAGGGTTCTGCTCCTTCTCCTGCAGCAGCTAAAGGTGCCCCCACTCCCCAAGCTGCTTCTCCATCTCCCAAAGTTACTTCTGATTCTTCATCTGGAGCAACCTCTCCATTGGAAGCCACTGTCTCTCCTCAGGCTCCTAAAGGGTCCCCAGCCAAGAAGGGTTCTGCTACTTCTCCTGTACCTCCTAAAGGTGCCCCCATTCCCCAAGCTGCTCCTCCATCTCCCAAAGTTAGTTCTGATTCCTCTTCTGTAGCCACTTCTCCATTGGAGGCCACTGTCTCTCCTCAAGCTCCTAAAGGGTCAGCCAAGAAGGGTTCTGCTACTTCCCCTGCAGCAGCTAAAGGTGCCCCCACTCCCCAAGCTGCTTCTCCATCTCCCAAAGTTATTTCTGATTCCTCATCTGGAGCAACTTCTCCATTGGAAGCCACTGTCTCTCCTCAGGCTCCTAAAGGGTCCCCAGCCAAGAAGGGTTCTGCTACTTCCCCTGCAGCAGCTAAAGGTGCCCCCACTTCCCAAGTTTCTACTTCTCTGTCCCCCAAAGGAGCAACTCTCTCTCCTCAAGCCTCTAAAAAAAGCCTACCTAAAAAGAATTCTGCTGCTCTACCTGACTTAGCTCACAAAGGGGCTTCTACTTTGTCAGATAGGATTCCACTTCCCAAAGACGGCCTTGTTGCTCCATCTCCCAAATCAACTTCTTCCATAGTAACCCCTAAAGAGACTACTAATCACACTTCTGAAATGGTTTCATCTTTGGAAGCCAGTGTTTCTCCTCAAGCTTCTAAAGGTTCCCCAATTAAGAAAGGTTCTGCTGCCCCTACAGCTCCCAAGAGTACACCAAAAGTCCCATTAGCCAAGAAGGGTGATGCAACTTCACCCCTTAGGACTCCTATATCTCCAGAAGCATCCCCTGCTTCCTCAACTAAGGTTGGTATTGCAGGAGCCCCTCTTGGCCCAAAAGATGTTTCTCCCCAGGCTTCTAAAGGTCTCTCTGTGGCTGAAAAGAGGGAAGGTCCTGCTCCCTCTTCAAAGGATCTCATAGCACCTATCCCTGCCCAGTCTTCTCCATTAGTAGCTGCTGCATCTGAATCCAACCTTAAGGCTCAATCAGCTTCTCTCTCTCCAGCTCCCATCCCACCAGTTTCCTTGCTTCTTGTTCCCTCCCCAGCCCCTCCTCCTTTGCTCCCTAAACAGCAGCCTCTTCTGCCGTCCTCACCTGGGCTGGTGCCCGAAGCACCCTGTAAGCCCCAAGCCCCAGCTGATGAGGACGAGCTGCCGCCTCTGATCCCCCCGGAATCACCCTCAGGGGGACTGCCTTTCCAGCCGGTCCTGGTGGACATGCCCACCCCCAAACCTACTGGGGTCCCTGCCCCGATCCCTCCTGTCAAGCAGCCCGTTTTGAAGAACAACAAGG GGTCTGGAACAGAATCTGACAGTGATGAATCAGTACCAGAGCTTGAGGAACAGGATTCTACACAGGCAACCACGCAACAGGCCCAG CTGGCAGCAGCCGCTGAGATCGATGAAGAACCAGTCAGTAAAGCAAAACAGAGTCGAAGTGAAAAGAAAGCACGAAAG GCTATGTCCAAACTGGGACTTCGACAAGTGACAGGAGTTACTAGAGTCACCATTCGGAAATCTAAGAATATCCTCTTCGTAATCACAAAGCCAGATGTCTACAAGAGCCCAGCTTCAGATACCTACATAGTCTTTGGGGAAGCCAAG attGAGGATCTCTCTCAGCAGGCACAGCTAGCTGCTGCTGAAAAATTCAAAGTTCAGGGTGAAGCCGTTTCAAACATACAGGAAAATACACAAACTCCAACTGTACAagaagaaagtgaagaggaagag GTTGATGAAACAGGTGTGGAAGTTAAGGATATAGAATTGGTCATGTCCCAAGCAAATGTATCCAGAGCAAAGGCTGTCCGAGCCCTAAAGAACAACAGTAATGATATTGTAAATGCTATTATG gaATTAACGATGTAA